Proteins encoded within one genomic window of Methanothrix harundinacea 6Ac:
- a CDS encoding polyprenyl synthetase family protein: MFEAWDEYHLINGELLGLTETLPASGLGEVIRYVLNTPGKRVRPLILVLSSEAFGCDPAYSVKASLALELVHAASLVHDDILDGGIERRGAESAFKRYGMEAALLCGDYLISRSIGLISGYRQPVIEAFSQACVEMSEGEMLDLASRTTPEDYYICICKKTASLISASSKIGCMIAGAGAEDVALFERYGRHLGLAYQIADDLNEFLGMEKGKSSAKTSATLPVIYRRDHSAEATVRLCAEAIREHCRAAKGSLAEAGGDEEVKARLGSIVDMWGEECKSQKGRC, from the coding sequence ATGTTCGAGGCCTGGGACGAGTACCATCTGATCAACGGGGAGCTTTTGGGGCTGACGGAGACGCTTCCTGCCTCGGGGCTGGGGGAGGTGATCAGGTACGTCCTCAACACCCCCGGGAAGCGGGTCAGGCCCCTCATCCTCGTCCTCTCCTCGGAGGCCTTCGGCTGCGACCCCGCCTATTCGGTCAAAGCCTCCCTCGCCCTGGAGCTCGTCCACGCCGCCTCCCTCGTCCACGACGACATCCTCGACGGGGGGATCGAGCGGCGGGGAGCCGAGAGCGCCTTTAAGAGGTACGGGATGGAGGCCGCCCTCCTCTGCGGCGACTACCTGATATCCAGGTCCATCGGCCTCATCTCCGGCTACCGCCAGCCTGTGATCGAGGCCTTCTCCCAGGCCTGCGTCGAGATGTCGGAGGGGGAGATGCTCGACCTCGCCAGCAGGACGACCCCCGAGGACTACTACATCTGCATATGCAAGAAGACGGCGTCGCTCATCTCCGCCTCCTCCAAGATCGGTTGCATGATAGCAGGGGCAGGCGCCGAAGACGTCGCCCTCTTCGAGAGGTACGGGAGACACCTGGGCCTCGCCTACCAGATCGCCGACGACCTGAACGAGTTTCTGGGGATGGAGAAGGGGAAGTCTTCGGCTAAGACCTCCGCCACCCTTCCGGTTATATACCGGAGGGACCACTCGGCGGAGGCGACGGTCCGCCTCTGCGCCGAGGCGATCCGGGAGCACTGCCGCGCCGCGAAGGGGTCCCTCGCCGAGGCGGGGGGGGACGAGGAGGTCAAGGCGAGGCTCGGAAGCATCGTAGACATGTGGGGAGAGGAATGCAAGTCGCAAAAAGGCCGCTGTTGA